A region of the Flintibacter sp. KGMB00164 genome:
CCCTTATTTTTCCATTATGAAGAAGCTTTATGTTGACATAAAGGAAAAAATAGCCCATAATCAAGATGATATGGATTGCCTGTCCATGGGGATGAGCGGCGATTATGAGGACGCCATTGCCCAGGGCGCCACGCTGGTGCGGGTGGGTACGGCCCTGTTTGGGCCTCGGCCCCCCATGGCAAAACAATAACGCAGAGATATATTCCAGAGAAAAGAGGGTTACTACCATGGGATTTTTAGACGAGTTCAAGCGCCTGGCCCACCCCTATGAGGATGAGGAAGAGGACGAGTTTGACGAAGATTTTGATGCGTCTCCCCGTCCCGTGGAGCGCCGGGAGCGTCCCGCCCGCAGCGAGCAGAGCTATGCGCCCATCGACGAGCTGGAAGCCCGCCGCAGCAACAAGGTGGTCAACATCCGGGCGGCCACGCAGCTGCAGGTGGTGCTGGTAAAGCCCGAGCGCTTTGAGAATGCCAGTGAGATCGCCGACCACCTGCGGGAGAAGCGCACGGTGGTGCTCAACCTGGAGTCCACCAACAAGGAGATCGCCCGCCGTCTGCTGGACTTCTTGTCCGGCGTGGCCTACGCCAACGAGGGCAAGATCAAGAAGGTGGCTATCAGCACTTACATCATCACGCCCTACAACGTGGATATCCTGGGCGATCTGATTGACGAATTGGAGAACAACGGGCTGTATTTCTAAATAGCCTTGCCCTGCCCGGTTGCGGGCACAACAGATAAGATTTTGGGGGGATTACTATGCTGACTCCGCAGGAGGTTTCTGAGCGCGCCTTTCCCAAGGCGTCCTTTGGCGGATACAATATGGCCCAGGTGGACGAGTTCCTGGACGTACTGACCGAGGATTACAGCGCCCTTTACAGCGAAAACGCGGTGCTGAAGAGCAAAATGAAGGTGCTGGTGGAAAAGGTAGAGGAGTACCGTTCCACGGAAGAAGCCATGCGAAAGGCGCTGATGACCGCCCAGCGGATGGCGGACGAGCTGGTGAAGGAAGCCCAGGACCAGCGGGACCAGATGCTGCAGCAGGCCCAGGCTGAGGCCCAGCAGCAGGTGG
Encoded here:
- a CDS encoding cell division protein SepF, which produces MGFLDEFKRLAHPYEDEEEDEFDEDFDASPRPVERRERPARSEQSYAPIDELEARRSNKVVNIRAATQLQVVLVKPERFENASEIADHLREKRTVVLNLESTNKEIARRLLDFLSGVAYANEGKIKKVAISTYIITPYNVDILGDLIDELENNGLYF